A single window of Nicotiana tomentosiformis chromosome 1, ASM39032v3, whole genome shotgun sequence DNA harbors:
- the LOC104117804 gene encoding exocyst complex component EXO84A-like isoform X1 — MDTVTASSTSRRFRFRDHSQDIPADQHYSTDAHSSDDSSSVSSELNSDHELHSMTAKGITHLCSELLELKRESKEDFQKIVFTNYSAFIGIFEGTKNLESDLLQLKYQVSKQKRLIKDLANRDFLKFLAEETIGSKLEESLPDDTSLSSIIAAHTKEVSEILDDLLSEQRLDEAISFLEKEAEFFKDFKLAETSSDELLGYNSRISEKRSMIADHLTLVAKNPRVSALELQKALVGLRRIGDSNLATQLLLKYYHSRIASSTHDLFFSKVYPHGLYLGDVSKFLFSMISQAAKSFTLLHGENSSYESELHRWVMEQTATFAVYFNNYVISMVELSSGLSTAVEAVQSTMSYCSLLEAQGIELRSSLIEHIRPSIQEVLQIHIEHFKKVIGIITSSDTWVLGRYRVSGILSPDSYSANSGQLSEYCLLANSGRKFITLSQAIIEEVSPLIELHIEGSLLRGLLDLFTEYSTILESALTNQTESEGVDSRINIADSVEQQISLIANLSIIAQIFSSMIRRAFNDTYHLQFEIDDYELFIHENCERLRSQFCKQLILKSLPLESDYRCNPSPACCTDLEPSSSYQELYFALRNLKEHAEDTLIKMSWLKDLFSELMEMMFEMILDKEDISNITKEHLPNKSCDKFVQLTLDIHFLLEIAKWGGYLSDTVMNAYSNYESRTKSAFLSAGMDPERHMSYIGWATRAAIETLEKLHELDKREMLSNEIIDATEDETNESSLHNSTESFGSNDATNSVEVLRPLDAPEVTSCTKILETCVVPKEGDEEKNGRHHI, encoded by the exons ATGGACACGGTTACTGCTTCTTCAACATCAAGAAGGTTTAGGTTTAGGGATCACAGTCAAGATATCCCCGCCGATCAACATTATTCAACCGATGCTCATTCCAGCGATGACTCTTCGTCTGTTTCCAGCGAACTTAATTCTGATCATGAGCTCCACTCCATGACTGCTAAG GGCATTACTCATCTTTGTTCAGAACTCCTTGAGTTGAAAAGAGAGTCTAAGGAAGATTTTCAGAAAATTGTCTTTACCAATTATTCAGCATTTATAGG GATATTTGAAGGGACTAAAAATCTAGAGAGTGACTTATTGCAACTGAAGTACCAGGTTTCAAAGCAGAAAAGGCTCATAAAAGACCTTGCAAATCGCGATTTTCTAAAGTTTCTTGCAGAGGAGACGATAGGATCAAAGCTCGAAGAAAGCTTACCAGATGACACATCTTTGTCCAGCATTATTGCTGCTCACACCAAAGAGGTCTCTGAAATATTGGATGATCTTCTTTCAGAACAGCGATTGGACGAAGCTATTTCTTTCTTGGAGAAGGAAGCTGAGTTCTTCAAAGATTTCAAGTTGGCAGAGACTTCATCGGATGAACTCCTGGGCTATAACTCTAGAATATCAGAGAAGAGGTCTATGATTGCAGATCATTTGACACTGGTTGCTAAAAATCCTAGAGTTTCTGCACTTGAACTGCAGAAAGCATTGGTTGGGCTCCGAAGAATTGGTGACAGTAATCTTGCAACTCAACTATTGCTTAAATATTATCATTCACGTATTGCATCTAGCACACATGATTTGTTTTTCTCAAAGGTATATCCACATGGACTATATCTTGGAGATGTCTCGAAGTTTTTATTTTCCATGATCTCCCAAGCAGCTAAAAGTTTCACTCTCTTGCATGGTGAGAATTCTTCTTACGAATCAGAATTACATCGGTGGGTGATGGAACAAACTGCGACTTTTGCTGTGTATTTCAATAATTATGTTATATCCATGGTAGAGCTAAGTAGTGGCCTATCGACAGCAGTGGAAGCTGTGCAATCTACAATGTCTTATTGCTCTTTGTTAGAGGCACAGGGAATTGAATTACGATCATCTTTGATAGAGCATATCCGTCCCAGTATACAAGAAGTTTTACAGATCCATATAGAACACTTTAAGAAAGTGATTGGTATCATTACCTCATCTGATACTTGGGTTCTTGGAAGGTATCGAGTATCAGGAATTCTATCGCCTGATAGTTATTCCGCTAACAGTGGCCAGCTATCGGAGTATTGTCTGCTTGCAAACAGTGGTCGGAAATTCATAACACTAAGTCAG GCTATAATTGAAGAGGTTTCTCCTCTAATCGAACTGCATATTGAAGGCTCACTTCTGAGAGGGCTTTTGGATCTTTTTACAGAGTACTCTACTATTCTCGAAAGTGCACTAACCAATCAGACAGAAAGTGAGGGAGTTGATTCAAGAATCAATATTGCAGATTCAGTAGAACAACAAATTTCCCTTATTGCTAACTTATCAATAATAGCACAAATATTCTCCAGCATGATTAGGAGGGCTTTCAATGACACCTACCACTTGCAGTTTGAGATTGATGATTATGAGCTCTTCATTCATGAAAACTGTGAGCGACTAAGATCTCAATTCTGCAAGCAATTAATTCTTAAATCCTTGCCACTTGAAAGTGATTATAGATGTAATCCTTCTCCAGCTTGTTGCACTGATCTAGAGCCCTCTTCTTCTTACCAG GAATTGTATTTCGCGCTAAGGAATCTAAAAGAGCACGCTGAGGACACTCTTATCAAAATGAGTTGGTTAAAGGATCTATTCAGTGAGCTGATGGAGATGATGTTTGAGATGATTTTGGATAAAGAAGATATTTCCAATATCACTAAAGAGCATTTGCCAAATAAAAGTTGTGACAAGTTTGTACAG CTTACACTTGACATCCACTTTCTCCTTGAAATTGCTAAATGGGGAGGATACTTGTCTGATACCGTCATGAATGCCTATTCGAATTATGAATCTCGTACAAAATCTGCATTCCTCTCTGCTGGGATGGATCCTGAAAG GCACATGAGCTATATTGGATGGGCGACAAGGGCTGCTATTGAAACACTAGAGAAGCTGCATGAACTTGATAAAAGGGAAATGCTTAGCAATGAGATTATTGATGCTACTGAAGATGAAACAAATGAATCTAGTTTACACAACTCTACTGAATCATTTGGGAGCAACGATGCTACTAACTCGGTAGAGGTATTAAGACCCCTGGATGCACCAGAGGTTACATCTTGTACCAAGATTCTGGAAACATGTGTTGTACCTAAGGAAGGTGATGAAGAAAAAAATGGCCGCCATCATATATAG
- the LOC104117804 gene encoding exocyst complex component EXO84A-like isoform X2 yields MKGDKETSKLHFLGITHLCSELLELKRESKEDFQKIVFTNYSAFIGIFEGTKNLESDLLQLKYQVSKQKRLIKDLANRDFLKFLAEETIGSKLEESLPDDTSLSSIIAAHTKEVSEILDDLLSEQRLDEAISFLEKEAEFFKDFKLAETSSDELLGYNSRISEKRSMIADHLTLVAKNPRVSALELQKALVGLRRIGDSNLATQLLLKYYHSRIASSTHDLFFSKVYPHGLYLGDVSKFLFSMISQAAKSFTLLHGENSSYESELHRWVMEQTATFAVYFNNYVISMVELSSGLSTAVEAVQSTMSYCSLLEAQGIELRSSLIEHIRPSIQEVLQIHIEHFKKVIGIITSSDTWVLGRYRVSGILSPDSYSANSGQLSEYCLLANSGRKFITLSQAIIEEVSPLIELHIEGSLLRGLLDLFTEYSTILESALTNQTESEGVDSRINIADSVEQQISLIANLSIIAQIFSSMIRRAFNDTYHLQFEIDDYELFIHENCERLRSQFCKQLILKSLPLESDYRCNPSPACCTDLEPSSSYQELYFALRNLKEHAEDTLIKMSWLKDLFSELMEMMFEMILDKEDISNITKEHLPNKSCDKFVQLTLDIHFLLEIAKWGGYLSDTVMNAYSNYESRTKSAFLSAGMDPERHMSYIGWATRAAIETLEKLHELDKREMLSNEIIDATEDETNESSLHNSTESFGSNDATNSVEVLRPLDAPEVTSCTKILETCVVPKEGDEEKNGRHHI; encoded by the exons ATGAAAGGTGACAAGGAGACTTCAAAGCTACACTTCCTG GGCATTACTCATCTTTGTTCAGAACTCCTTGAGTTGAAAAGAGAGTCTAAGGAAGATTTTCAGAAAATTGTCTTTACCAATTATTCAGCATTTATAGG GATATTTGAAGGGACTAAAAATCTAGAGAGTGACTTATTGCAACTGAAGTACCAGGTTTCAAAGCAGAAAAGGCTCATAAAAGACCTTGCAAATCGCGATTTTCTAAAGTTTCTTGCAGAGGAGACGATAGGATCAAAGCTCGAAGAAAGCTTACCAGATGACACATCTTTGTCCAGCATTATTGCTGCTCACACCAAAGAGGTCTCTGAAATATTGGATGATCTTCTTTCAGAACAGCGATTGGACGAAGCTATTTCTTTCTTGGAGAAGGAAGCTGAGTTCTTCAAAGATTTCAAGTTGGCAGAGACTTCATCGGATGAACTCCTGGGCTATAACTCTAGAATATCAGAGAAGAGGTCTATGATTGCAGATCATTTGACACTGGTTGCTAAAAATCCTAGAGTTTCTGCACTTGAACTGCAGAAAGCATTGGTTGGGCTCCGAAGAATTGGTGACAGTAATCTTGCAACTCAACTATTGCTTAAATATTATCATTCACGTATTGCATCTAGCACACATGATTTGTTTTTCTCAAAGGTATATCCACATGGACTATATCTTGGAGATGTCTCGAAGTTTTTATTTTCCATGATCTCCCAAGCAGCTAAAAGTTTCACTCTCTTGCATGGTGAGAATTCTTCTTACGAATCAGAATTACATCGGTGGGTGATGGAACAAACTGCGACTTTTGCTGTGTATTTCAATAATTATGTTATATCCATGGTAGAGCTAAGTAGTGGCCTATCGACAGCAGTGGAAGCTGTGCAATCTACAATGTCTTATTGCTCTTTGTTAGAGGCACAGGGAATTGAATTACGATCATCTTTGATAGAGCATATCCGTCCCAGTATACAAGAAGTTTTACAGATCCATATAGAACACTTTAAGAAAGTGATTGGTATCATTACCTCATCTGATACTTGGGTTCTTGGAAGGTATCGAGTATCAGGAATTCTATCGCCTGATAGTTATTCCGCTAACAGTGGCCAGCTATCGGAGTATTGTCTGCTTGCAAACAGTGGTCGGAAATTCATAACACTAAGTCAG GCTATAATTGAAGAGGTTTCTCCTCTAATCGAACTGCATATTGAAGGCTCACTTCTGAGAGGGCTTTTGGATCTTTTTACAGAGTACTCTACTATTCTCGAAAGTGCACTAACCAATCAGACAGAAAGTGAGGGAGTTGATTCAAGAATCAATATTGCAGATTCAGTAGAACAACAAATTTCCCTTATTGCTAACTTATCAATAATAGCACAAATATTCTCCAGCATGATTAGGAGGGCTTTCAATGACACCTACCACTTGCAGTTTGAGATTGATGATTATGAGCTCTTCATTCATGAAAACTGTGAGCGACTAAGATCTCAATTCTGCAAGCAATTAATTCTTAAATCCTTGCCACTTGAAAGTGATTATAGATGTAATCCTTCTCCAGCTTGTTGCACTGATCTAGAGCCCTCTTCTTCTTACCAG GAATTGTATTTCGCGCTAAGGAATCTAAAAGAGCACGCTGAGGACACTCTTATCAAAATGAGTTGGTTAAAGGATCTATTCAGTGAGCTGATGGAGATGATGTTTGAGATGATTTTGGATAAAGAAGATATTTCCAATATCACTAAAGAGCATTTGCCAAATAAAAGTTGTGACAAGTTTGTACAG CTTACACTTGACATCCACTTTCTCCTTGAAATTGCTAAATGGGGAGGATACTTGTCTGATACCGTCATGAATGCCTATTCGAATTATGAATCTCGTACAAAATCTGCATTCCTCTCTGCTGGGATGGATCCTGAAAG GCACATGAGCTATATTGGATGGGCGACAAGGGCTGCTATTGAAACACTAGAGAAGCTGCATGAACTTGATAAAAGGGAAATGCTTAGCAATGAGATTATTGATGCTACTGAAGATGAAACAAATGAATCTAGTTTACACAACTCTACTGAATCATTTGGGAGCAACGATGCTACTAACTCGGTAGAGGTATTAAGACCCCTGGATGCACCAGAGGTTACATCTTGTACCAAGATTCTGGAAACATGTGTTGTACCTAAGGAAGGTGATGAAGAAAAAAATGGCCGCCATCATATATAG
- the LOC104117807 gene encoding BRCA1-associated RING domain protein 1-like codes for MRCIVGREDIFHERDVKRKTRLSSGSSQMSLESHGHIQLRCPSSEIVANSNCNMEHKNSESPSVAQPKSVSDQHALKGSVCCFCHSPKTTKGTGQFLYYANGKEVVENVSSPSKVICVHSKCIEWTPQVFYDGDTIKNLKSELARAAKLRCRSCGMKGAALGCYVKSCRRSYHVPCAFEIQDCRWDMDNYLMLCPIHKSTKFPTEKSKSRKHVRREVHRATSDIPPLTTEQLSFWARSSGGPKEWVLCGSALSSEEKYMLVTFANMCGATVCKFWKPNVTHVVAATDEKGACTRTFKVLMAILSGKWILTMDWVKACIAANGPVKEEPYEISLDNHGCSGGPKAGRLWASTNVPKLFDGFRFYLSGDFVPTYKVDLLDLVEKAGGASIQSKEQLVEQTHAAQETHPPYLVVYNCDPPRGCTFEEESNILQQRLAEAEDLTKQIGCQVIQHTWILECVAACKLVPFC; via the exons ATGCGCTGCATAGTCGGGCGTGAAGATATTTTTCATGAAAGGGATGTGAAGAGGAAAACGAGACTAAGTTCTGGTTCGTCACAAATGAGCTTAGAAAGTCATGGTCATATTCAACTAAGATGTCCTAGTTCTGAAATTGTTGCTAATTCCAACTGCAATATGGAGCATAAAAATAGTGAATCTCCTTCTGTTGCTCAGCCAAAATCAGTTTCAGATCAACATGCTCTGAAAGGAAGTGTTTGTTGTTTCTGTCATTCGCCTAAGACCACAAAG GGAACTGGACAGTTCTTGTACTATGCTAATGGAAAGGAAGTGGTGGAAAATGTCTCTTCTCCTTCCAAAGTCATATGTGTGCACAGTAAATGCATTGAATG GACACCTCAAGTATTTTATGATGGAGATACtataaagaatttgaaaagtGAATTGGCAAGAGCTGCAAAACTCAGATGTCGTAGTTGTGGCATGAAAGGTGCAGCACTTGGCTGCTACGTAAAATCTTGCCGGAGGAGTTATCACGTGCCCTGTGCATTTGAAATCCAGGATTGTCGATGGGATATG GACAACTATCTCATGCTGTGCCCGATTCATAAATCTACTAAATTTCCAACTGAGAAGTCAAAGTCCAGGAAGCACGTTAGGAGGGAAGTGCATCGGGCAACTTCAGATATTCCTCCTCT AACCACTGAGCAATTGAGTTTTTGGGCAAGATCATCAGGTGGACCCAAAGAATGGGTTCTTTGTGGGTCTGCTCTATCCTCAGAAGAGAAG TATATGTTGGTGACATTTGCTAATATGTGCGGTGCGACTGTGTGCAAGTTTTGGAAACCAAATGTCACACATGTTGTTGCAGCAACAGATGAAAAGGGTGCATGCACCAGAACATTTAAAGTTCTCATGGCAATTTTGAGTGGAAAATGGATCCTAACGATGGACT GGGTAAAAGCTTGTATTGCAGCAAATGGTCCAGTAAAGGAAGAACCTTATGAAATAAGTCTAGACAATCACGGCTGTTCTGGGGGCCCCAAAGCTGGAAGGCTCTGGGCCTCAACTAAT GTGCCAAAGCTTTTTGATGGTTTCAGGTTTTATTTGAGTGGGGATTTTGTGCCAACTTACAAAGTTGACCTGTTAGATCTAGTTGAGAAGGCTGGAGGTGCTAGCATTCAGAGCAAGGAACAGTTGGTGGAACAGACTCATGCTGCACAGGAAACTCACCCACCTTATCTAGTTGTATACAACTGTGATCCCCCACGGGGTTGCACGTTTGAAGAAGAAAGCAATATTTTGCAGCAAAGATTAGCTGAAGCTGAGGATCTCACCAAGCAAATTGGTTGTCAGGTCATTCAGCATACTTGGATTCTGGAGTGTGTTGCTGCATGTAAACTGGTACCTTTTTGCTGA